In Gammaproteobacteria bacterium, the sequence GCCAAAAAAGCTGCCCTGCGGCACCTCGATCGAGACCTCGTTAAGGGCATGCAGGGCACCGAAGCGCTTGTGCACCCCCTGAATGGAGACCGCCTTGCGCATGTCAGTTCAGGGCGAGCAGCTCATCGACACCGCTAAGACGGGCGATGGCCAGCATCTGGGAGGGGATGTTCTGAAAGTCGATGCTGCGCTGTTGCTGCGCGGCGGCCCGCCGCCATTCGATCAACAGCGCGACGCCGGCGCTGTCGGCACGCTCGACACCCTGCAGATCGATACGGATCTCCGCGTCGCCCTGCCGCCAGTCCAGCTGTTTGAGCAGGGCGGGCACCGTCGCCATGCTCAGCTCGCCGGACAGCATCAGGCGCCCGTCATCCGCGGTTTGCAGGCGGGTGGCGCTCACGGTTTTACGCCATCCGTCACCACGGCGGGTGCGTTGCGTTCGGCCAGCCGCTCGATCAGTTTCTCCAGCCCGTCCTTGCGGATCTCCTGGGCAAACGAGGTCCGGTAATTGGCCACCAGACTGATGCCGTCCACGCTCACATCAAACACCTTCCAGGTGTCGTCCTTGATGTGCATCTTGTAGTCGATCGGGATGGGGAAGCCGGCGGACTGCTGAATCTCGGTGCGCACCGTCACCTGCGAGCCATCCGCCTGTTCACGGGCCGGCAGCATGTCGATCTTCTTGTCGTAATTATCATTCAGGGCCTTGGCATAGGTGCGCACCAGCAGGGTGCGAAACTCACTGGCAAAACGCTTTTTCTCATCAGGCTTGGCGGTGCGCCAGTATTTACCCAGCACCCAGCTGGACATGCGGTCAAAATCGAAGTGCGGCGCGACGATATCGTCGACCACCTGCAACAGGTAATTGGGGTCGGCGCTGATCTTGTCCTGCTCGGCGCGCAACACGCTGGTGATCTGGTCGGTGGTCTGCTGTACCAGCTCCTGCGGCGCCTGGATGGCCAGCGCCGGGGCGCTCAACATACCCAGCGCCAGACACCAGCCGGCATATCTTGTTAAGCCCTTGCTCACGACATTCCTCACTTGAACTCTCCCGTCACCACGCGCAGTCTGGCCACGTGCAGATTATAGTCATTGACCGTTTTCAGATAATCGCCATAGGCCTGTATGTAGCCCAGAAAGGCGCTGATCACCTTGTCGGCCCGCTCCACGCCCGCCTCAAAATCCGCATAACTACTGATCATCCAGCGCCGGCCACTACGGCTGCCCTCGTACAGGTTCTGCACCATGCCGTGATGGGCGTGTACGGTGTGATACTGCTCGGCCACCTGAAAGGGGATGCCCTGCTGGGCAAAGGACTTCAGCGCCAGGGTCGATTCCATCTCCGCCTGCGCCTGCGCCACCTGGGCCGGCTGGCGGCCACTGGCCCACTCCCACTTCAGACCCAGGATGGGCGTCGCCCCGGCGCTGTTAAAGGGATCGTAGGCGCTGACGTTGGACAGATCCTCCCGCAGCGGGCTGTAGGAGATCACCCCCGCCACGCCGGTGTACAGATTGGGGTTGGACTCGCTCTTTTTCGCCAGCATCCATTCGCGCCGCGCCTGCAAGCCCGCCGCCAGCTGGTGGATCTCGGGGCGCTGCGCCAGGGCCTGCGCCTGCAGGGCCTTCAGCTCGCCCCTGGGCAGCTCGACCGGGCTCAGGCGCTTGTCGGCCAGCTCCAGTTCGTCTTCCGGCGCCACGCCGGTGAGCATGCGCAGGCCGGCCAGGGCGATATTCTCGAAGCCGGTCGCCTCGGCGATATAGCGTTGCAGCAGGGCGACGCCGGTCTGCAGGGCATACAGGTCGGACTGCTTGGCCTCGCCCTCGCCGTCATCCAGCCAGCCCTGCACCAGCTCACGCGCCGACTCGAGTTTTGCCAGCGAATCCTCCAGCAGCAGGCGGGTGTCCCTGGCCGCCAGATAACCGTTGTAGGCGCGGGTGACCTCCAGCAGGGTCTGGCCACGTTGCAGGGCGACATCCCCCTGCTTGATCTGCACATTGCCGGCCGCGGCGAGCGAGTAGTGCTTGATCTTGCCGAAGGTGTGCAGGGGTTTGATGAAGGAGAAATCCACGTAATACCAGGGCGACAGGCCGTCGATATCGAAGGCGTTGTCCGGGATGCCCACCGTCGTCTTCCCCGAGCTGTCGGTGGTCTCGAACAGGCCGCCGCGCAGGGACGGCGCAAAGCCCACAAACGTATTAACATTGAACGACCAGTCGTCACCGCCACGGGCCTCGGCCAGCAGGCCGCGGGCGGCCTCCACCAGCTTTTTCTTTTCGTCGATGCGGGCATCGGTGTTCAGGGCCCGCTCGATGGACTGCGGCAGGTCCAGCACCACCGTCTCCGCCTGGGCGGCGCCCAGCGCCAGCAGCAGACAGCAGGCGGGCAGCAGGCGGTTATGGGCTGCCGAATGAGGGGTTCGTATCATGCTCATGTCCAGAGGCTAGCCGTCAATGGCGCCTAGTCCTTGTCCGCCTGACTCACCAGAAACTGGCCGATGATCTGTTCCAGCACCACCGCCGACTGGGTCAGCTGTAGATGGCTCCCCGCCCTGAGCACCTCTTCGGCACCCCCCGCGTCCAGGCCGATGTACTGCTCGCCCAGCAGGCCGGCGGTAAAGATGCTGGCGCTGGTGTCCTCGGGGATATTGTCGTATTCGTTCTGGATATTCAGGGTCACCACCGCCTCATAGGCCTGCCGGTCAAAACCGATCTTCGCGACCCGCCCCACCACCACCCCGGCCATGGTCACCGGCGAACGCACCTTGAGCCCGCCGATATTGGCGAAATTGGCGGTCACCTCGAACCCCTCGGTCTCGGTAAAGGCGCTGATGTTACTCACCTTCATGGAAAGCATCAGCAGGGCGGCCATGCCGACCACCACAAACAGGCCCACCCAGATTTGTACCGATCTTGAATGCATCATTTTTTATCTCTCCACCCTCTGTCCAATAGACTTGCCCATCGCCTCGCCAATACCGTCTTAATCAAACATCAGCGCCGTCAGCACGAAATCCAGCCCCAGCACGGCCAGCGAGCCATGCACCACGGTATTGGTGGTGGCGCGGCTCACGCCCTCCGAGGTGGGTACGGTGTCATAACCCTCGAACACCGCGATCCAGGTCACCACAAAACCGAACACCAGGCTCTTGATGACGCCGTTCACGATATCCTCATACAGATCCACCTTGGCCTGCATCTGCGACCAGAAGGCGCCGTCGTCCACGCCCAGCAGACCCACGGCCACAAAATACCCGCCGACCACACCCAGGGCGCTAAAGATGGCGGCCAGCAGGGGCATCGCCAGAATGCCCGCCATGAGGCGCGGCGCGACCACCCGGTGCAGCGGATCCACCGCCATCATCTCCAGCGCCGACAGCTGTTCGGTGGCCTTCATCAGGCCGATCTCGGCGGTGAGCGCGGAACCGGCGCGGCCGGCGAACAACAGGCCGGACACCACCGGCCCCAGTTCACGCACCAGCGACAGCGCCACCATCACGCCCAGCGACTCGGTGGCGCCGAAGTCCACCAGGGTATTGTAGCCCTGCAGGGCCAGCACCATGCCCACGAACAGGCCCGACACCGCAATGATCAGAAAGGACAGCACGCCCACCGAAAACAGCTGCGTAATCACCATGCCGAAGCGCGGCAGCAGGGCCGGGAAACCCGTCAGCACATGCAGCAGGAACAGGTGGCCCCGACCAATGCGCTCGGCGACGCCAAGGGTGACGGCCCCCAGCCGCTGTAACAGGATCAGCATCAGGCCGCCCCTCCCGCCGAATCCCTGGCGGACGGACCCAACAGGTCCTCGGCATAGTCGATCGCGGGATAATGAAACGGCACCGGCCCGTCGCGCTGGCCCTGGATAAATTGCTGCACCCAGGCCGAGG encodes:
- a CDS encoding STAS domain-containing protein; this encodes MSATRLQTADDGRLMLSGELSMATVPALLKQLDWRQGDAEIRIDLQGVERADSAGVALLIEWRRAAAQQQRSIDFQNIPSQMLAIARLSGVDELLALN
- a CDS encoding ABC transporter substrate-binding protein, with translation MRNVVSKGLTRYAGWCLALGMLSAPALAIQAPQELVQQTTDQITSVLRAEQDKISADPNYLLQVVDDIVAPHFDFDRMSSWVLGKYWRTAKPDEKKRFASEFRTLLVRTYAKALNDNYDKKIDMLPAREQADGSQVTVRTEIQQSAGFPIPIDYKMHIKDDTWKVFDVSVDGISLVANYRTSFAQEIRKDGLEKLIERLAERNAPAVVTDGVKP
- a CDS encoding TolC family protein, translated to MIRTPHSAAHNRLLPACCLLLALGAAQAETVVLDLPQSIERALNTDARIDEKKKLVEAARGLLAEARGGDDWSFNVNTFVGFAPSLRGGLFETTDSSGKTTVGIPDNAFDIDGLSPWYYVDFSFIKPLHTFGKIKHYSLAAAGNVQIKQGDVALQRGQTLLEVTRAYNGYLAARDTRLLLEDSLAKLESARELVQGWLDDGEGEAKQSDLYALQTGVALLQRYIAEATGFENIALAGLRMLTGVAPEDELELADKRLSPVELPRGELKALQAQALAQRPEIHQLAAGLQARREWMLAKKSESNPNLYTGVAGVISYSPLREDLSNVSAYDPFNSAGATPILGLKWEWASGRQPAQVAQAQAEMESTLALKSFAQQGIPFQVAEQYHTVHAHHGMVQNLYEGSRSGRRWMISSYADFEAGVERADKVISAFLGYIQAYGDYLKTVNDYNLHVARLRVVTGEFK
- the mlaD gene encoding outer membrane lipid asymmetry maintenance protein MlaD codes for the protein MMHSRSVQIWVGLFVVVGMAALLMLSMKVSNISAFTETEGFEVTANFANIGGLKVRSPVTMAGVVVGRVAKIGFDRQAYEAVVTLNIQNEYDNIPEDTSASIFTAGLLGEQYIGLDAGGAEEVLRAGSHLQLTQSAVVLEQIIGQFLVSQADKD
- the mlaE gene encoding lipid asymmetry maintenance ABC transporter permease subunit MlaE, with amino-acid sequence MLILLQRLGAVTLGVAERIGRGHLFLLHVLTGFPALLPRFGMVITQLFSVGVLSFLIIAVSGLFVGMVLALQGYNTLVDFGATESLGVMVALSLVRELGPVVSGLLFAGRAGSALTAEIGLMKATEQLSALEMMAVDPLHRVVAPRLMAGILAMPLLAAIFSALGVVGGYFVAVGLLGVDDGAFWSQMQAKVDLYEDIVNGVIKSLVFGFVVTWIAVFEGYDTVPTSEGVSRATTNTVVHGSLAVLGLDFVLTALMFD